In Betaproteobacteria bacterium, the genomic window CTTCAGGCAACGCTTCGTTGCGCTCTGCCAGCACGGCCTGGATTTCAGATGCCGCGCGCACAGCTCCCGTGGCTGCCTGGAACACTGCGAGCACGCTGTCGCCCGCCATATCCACGACACGGCCGTGATGAGCTTGAATCTTTGCGCGGAAGACGGCGCGGTACGCTTCGAGGCTCGCCACGGTGGCTTCGTCGTCCTGTTGCATAAGGCGCGAATAACCAGCGACACCGGCAGCGAGTATCGCGCCGAGCTTACGGACTCCTCCTTCTGGTTCGGTCATTAGGAACGCGCGTCTTCGAGAACTTCGAATGCCAAGAGTAAGGCTAGCACGCCGAT contains:
- a CDS encoding adenylate/guanylate cyclase domain-containing protein; this translates as MTEPEGGVRKLGAILAAGVAGYSRLMQQDDEATVASLEAYRAVFRAKIQAHHGRVVDMAGDSVLAVFQAATGAVRAASEIQAVLAERNEALPEARRMRFRIGINLGEVIERPDGTVYGDGVNVAARIDPAEPEQRHHHLGPGAAYSLCGGVGTWSQAH